ACGGGACGGTCCTCCAGGTATGCGGCGAGCAGCGCCAGTCGTTTGCGCTGGCCCGTGGACAGCTCGGTGGTGGAGAGCGCCCCCTTCTCGTCGATGCGAACCTTGTGTTCCAGTTGCAACCGTCGCAGGTAGGTCCGCGCGCGGGCCGCATGGGCACCCTCGGCCAGGCCCATCAGCCGGTCGAAAAGGTGGAAGTCCGCGAACACCGTCGAGAAGAGCTCGCGGTAGCGCTCCTGGCCGGCCGCCGTCACAACCTGGCCGTCGACGCGGATCTCCCCGGACTCTGGCGCGTAGAGGCCCGTGATCAGCTTGGCCAGCGTCGTCTTGCCGCTGCCGTTGCCGCCCACCACGAAGGAAATCTCCCCCGCGCGGAACGTCAGGCCGATAGGGCCCAGGGTGAAGGGCGTGTCCTCTCCTTCGCGGCGGTAGACATGCGTGACGTCCACCAGCTCGATGCGCGACGGTGCGGGGAGGGGTGCCCCAGCCGCCGGCGGTACAGGCTCACCGTCCGAGCCTTGCAGGTCCAACGTCTCGATATGCTTCAGCGCCACCACGCCCGCGCTCAGCATGGGGAGAATCACCATGGATGAGTCCAGCGGCTGCTGAAGGTAGAGGACCGCCAGCGTGTAGGCCATCAGGGTGGACGGGGACACGGGGGCGATGCCCGGCAGCGCGAACAGGAGGAGCCCGATGAAGAAGAAGAACAGGCTCATCCCCCAGCTCGTCACCAGGATGTTGAGCGTGGACCTGCGCCGCTGGAACGCCTTCAGCTGATTCGCGGTGGGGAGGAGGTCCTCGGTGAGAAAGGCCCTGCGCCGCCCGCCGTTGAGCTTCAGCTCCTTCAATCCATGGGTGAGCGACCGCAGATCG
The sequence above is drawn from the Corallococcus macrosporus genome and encodes:
- a CDS encoding cyclic peptide export ABC transporter, which produces MNLLLLLLRGSRATVVLAVCFGLLTGLSSAGLIAHINTALAQGGTHVARETILGFAALGILMLGSRISSQLLIMRLHTDTTFVLREQLSRRILTTPLRRLEELGIPRLLATLVDDVQAVTQGLLCVPPLLINAGIVVGVMVYLAVMSPLVFAALVVFSLLGVASYLMPQRRIMGLLRQSRKTTDRFFGDLRSLTHGLKELKLNGGRRRAFLTEDLLPTANQLKAFQRRRSTLNILVTSWGMSLFFFFIGLLLFALPGIAPVSPSTLMAYTLAVLYLQQPLDSSMVILPMLSAGVVALKHIETLDLQGSDGEPVPPAAGAPLPAPSRIELVDVTHVYRREGEDTPFTLGPIGLTFRAGEISFVVGGNGSGKTTLAKLITGLYAPESGEIRVDGQVVTAAGQERYRELFSTVFADFHLFDRLMGLAEGAHAARARTYLRRLQLEHKVRIDEKGALSTTELSTGQRKRLALLAAYLEDRPVYLFDEWAADQDPLFKEIFYRELLPDLKAAGKTVVVISHDDRYFDVADRLVRLESGAILPEAAPRVVPA